A window of Halovivax gelatinilyticus genomic DNA:
TCATCATGAACTCGCTGTACGGCGTGTCTGGGTGGGAGCAGTTCCGCCTCTACGACAAGGAGGCCGCGTCGGCGATCACGGCCACGGGCCGTGAGGTCATCGAATTCACCGAAACGGCGGCGGTCGAGCTAGACTATCAGGTTGCGTATGGAGATACTGACTCGGTGATGTTGGAGCTCGGTTCGGGCGTCTCGACGGTGGAGGCGCTCTCCCAGTCGTTCGACATCGAGGAGTACATCAACGATCGATACGACGACTTCGCGCGCGAGACGCTCAACGCTGAGGACCATCGATTTCAGATCGAGTTCGAGAAGCTCTACCGGCGGTTCTTCCAGGCGGGTAAGAAGAAACGCTACGCCGGTCACATCGTCTGGAAGGAGGGCAAGGACGTCGACGACATCGATATCACCGGCTTCGAGTACCAGCGATCGGACATCGCACCGATCACCAAGGAGGTACAACACCGCGTGATCGAGATGATCGTCCGCGACGGAGACGTCGAGGCGGTCAAGACGTACGTGAATGAAGTAATCGAGAAATTCCTCGACGGTGCGGTGGATCTCGACGAAATTGCGATTCCGGGCGGAATCGGAAAGCGCCTCACCGAGTACGAGACCGACACCGCCCACGTCCGCGGGGCCAAGTACGCGAATTTGCTCCTCGGGACCAATTTCCAGCGCGGGAGCAAGCCCAAGCGGGTGTACTTAGATCGGGTTCACGACGACTTCTTCCAGCGAGTCGAGGCCGAAGAGGGGCTGGACCCGGCCGAGAACGGCGTCTACGAGGAATTTAAACGCAATCAGGACGTTATCTGTTTCGAGTACGACGATCAGATTCCTGGCGAGTTCGAGGTGGACTACGAGAAGATGTTAGAAAAGACGCTACAGGGACCGATCGAGCGAATTCTCGAAGCGCTCGGCATCTCGTGGGAAGAGGTCAAATCCGGCCAGGAACAGACCGGATTGGACAGTTTCATGTAACTCACGGTGATCCCGCGTCGGTACGGATCGCACACTGGAGTACTCACTCGACGGGCTCCGCTCGAGATTGTTCGTAGATCGGATTCCATCGAACGCTCCACCGGACGCTGGCACGGAAATCGAAAAGAATTTTTCTCTATAAGAAAACTAATTACGCATAAATCGTCAATGAATTCCGGTTGGGTCCAATCATTGTTTTTTGAGAGGCACCGGAACCAATTGAATACGAAACCGTTATCAGTCATCCGACCCTTCGATTAGCCGACTGACTCTATGGCACGTTTAGAACTTCGAAACCTTCACGCGGAGGTCGCAGAAACCGGTGAGTCGATCCTCGAAGGCGTCGATCTAGAGGTTAATTCGGGCGAGATCCACGCGATGATGGGACCGAACGGAAGCGGCAAGTCGACGACGGCGAAAGTGATCGCCGGCCACCCCGCCTACGAGGTTACCGACGGCGAGGTGGTGATTCACCTCGGCGAAGACGAATTTGGCGAGGACTTCGAAATCGACGAGGACCAGCGAACCTGGAACATCCTCGAACTCGAACCGAACGAGCGAGCCGCGCTAGGCGTGTTCCTCGGATTCCAGTACCCCGCCGAGATCGAAGGCGTCACGATGACGAACTTCCTGCGCACGGCGCTCAACGCGAAGATCGAAGAACGTGAGGAACTGTTCGAAGAAGGCGAGTCGGACGACGACGAAGCGGACGATGCGGGATACGAAACGTCGCCGATGGAAGGCCCAGTCGACGAAGGCGAGATCGGCGTCGCCGAGTTCCAGGAGATCCTGCGCGAGAAGATGGACCAGCTGGACATGGACGAGTCGTTCGCCCACCGCTATCTCAACGCCGGGTTCTCCGGTGGGGAGAAAAAGCAAAACGAGGTACTGCAAGCGGCGATCCTCGAGCCCTCGATCGCCGTCCTGGACGAAATCGACTCGGGACTCGACATCGATCGGCTCCAGGACGTCTCGAACGGCATCAACGCCCTCCGCGACGAGCAGGGCACGGGGATCCTTCAGATCACCCACTACCAGCGGATCCTCGACTACGTCGAGCCCGACCGCGTTCACATCATGCTCGACGGCAAAGTCGTAAAGAGCGGCGATGCCAGTCTGGCCGAGCAGTTAGAGGACCGTGGATACGACTGGGTCCGCGAAGAGGTCTACGAGACCGCGTAATCGAATTCGGCTAGACAAAGGGTCTTACCGTTACGGACGCAACTACAACCAACAACATGAGCTCAGAACAAGATCACCTAAAAGAGACGGACACCGAGGAGCGCTTCTCGTTCAAAAACGAACACGAAGCGGCTCTCGTCTCCGAGCGTGGCCTGACCGAGGAGACGATCAGGCTCATCTCGGAGGACAAGGACGAACCGGAGTGGATGCTAGAGCGACGCCTTCGCGCACTCAAGCTGTTCCAGGAAATGCCGATGCCGACCGACTGGCCCGGACAGCCCGACCTCTCTGAAGTAGACGTCGACAAGATCGTCCCCTACATCCGCCCCGACGTCGAGATGCGGGAAGGAACCGACGACTGGGAGAACCTCCCGGACGAGATCAAAGATACCTTCGACAAGCTCGGCATTCCGGAAGCCGAACGCAAGGCGCTCTCGGGCGTCGGCGCGCAGTACGAGTCCGAGGTCGTCTACCAGAACATGCAGGACCAGTGGGAGGAGAAGGGGGTCGTCTTCATGAACATGGACCGCGCGGTCCAGGAACACCCCGAGATCGTCAAGGAGCACTTCATGACCTCCTGCGTCCCTCCGTCTGACAACAAATTCGCCGCGCTTCACGGCGCAGTCTGGTCAGGCGGATCGTTCGTGTACGTCCCAGAGGACGTCACGGTCGAGATGCCCGTCCAGGCCTACTTCCGCATGAACTCCGAGGGGATGGGTCAGTTCGAACACACCCTCATCGTGGCCGAACCCGGCAGTGAGGTCCACTACATCGAGGGCTGTTCGGCACCGAAGTACTCGGCGTTCAATCTCCACAGCGGAGGCGTCGAGGTCTTCGTCAAAGAGGACGCACACGTCCAGTACTCGACCGTACAGAACTGGTCGCGAAACACCTACAACCTGAACACGAAGCGAGCTATCGTCGAGGAAAACGGCACGATGGAGTGGATCTCGGGCTCGATGGGCTCGAAAGCCACCATGCTCTACCCGTGTTCGATCCTAAAAGGGCGCGGCGCGACCGACACCCACATCACGATCGCGTTCGCCGGCGAGGGTCAGGACATCGACACCGGCGCGAAGGTCTACCACAACGCGCCAAACACGAAGTCGACGATCGAGTCGAAGTCGATCTCGAAGGACGGCGGCCGTACCAACTACCGGGGCCTCGTCCACATCGCCGACGGTGCCGAGAACTCCTCGACCGCCGTCGAGTGTGACGCGCTGATGTTCGACAACGAGTCGACGTCTGACACCATGCCGTACATGGAGATCGAAGAGTCGAAAGTCGACGTCGCTCACGAAGCGACCGTCGGCAAGATCGGCGACGAGGACATCTTCTACCTCCAGTCGCGCGGACTGGACGACGACGACGCGAAGAAGATGATCGTCGCCGGATTCATCGAACCGATCACGGAGGAACTGCCGATCGAGTACGCAGTCGAGCTCAACCGACTCATCGAGCTCGAGATGGAGGGAAGCCTCGGGTAACCATGAGTACGCAGGTACACGCTACGCTCACCGACGAGACGGTCCGGAAGATCAGCGACGCGAACGACGAACCCGAGTGGCTCATCGAGACTCGCCTCGACGCGCTCTCGGCGCTCGACGATCTCGAACTGCCCCACGTCATCCAGACGCCGGGTCGATCCTGGACGAACCTGGAGGCGCTCGACTTCGAGTCGCTCGTCGACCCACTGACCGCGGCCGAAGAGAAGGACCTGGTCGGTGACGATGACGTCGTCGTCACCACGCTCGCCGAGGCCGCCTCGGACGACGAGTACGCGGATATCGTCCGCGAGAACTTCGGCAGCATCGTCGATCCGCAAGAGAACTTCCTCACCGCGCTCTCGACGGCGCTGTTTAGCTCCGGGACGTTCATCTACGTGCCAGAGGGCGTCGACGCCGAAGACGTGAAGATCCGCACCGAGATGAACTCTCGGTCGCTCTTTAACTATACGCTCGTCGTCGCCGAGGAGTCTTCGACCGCCACGATTTTAGAGCGCCAGTATTCCGGCGCGGAACTCGACGAAGACCGATACTACAGCGCGGTCGTCGAGGTCGCTGCGGGCGAGAACGCCCACGTCCAGTACGGCTGGCTACAGAACCTCGATCAGGATACGTACAACTACACGCTAAAACGCGGTCGGACCGACACGTACGCCACGATCAACTGGATCGAAGGCAACCTCGGCTCCCGGCTGACGAAGTCAGCCGTCGAGACGACCCTCGACGGCAGTGGTTCCGAGAGTCAGATCGTCGGTGCGTTCTTCGGTCACGAGGATCAACACTTCGACGTCAACGCCCGCGTCTGGCACCGTAACGAGCACACGACGGCGGACCTCGTCACCCGTGGCGTCCTCGACGACGAGGCGCGCTCGGTCTACGAAGGGGTTCAGGACGTCGGTCGAGACGCGTGGGATACGAGCTCCTACCAGCGTGAAAATACGCTTATGCTTTCGGACGAGTCGGAAGCCGACGCCAGTCCGAAGCTCATCATCAACAATCACGACACCGAGGCGAGTCACTCTGCAACCGTCGGGCAGGTAGACGCCGAGGAGTTGCTCTACATGACCTCGCGTGGTATCGGGGAGAAGGAAGCAACCGACATGTTGGTGAAAGGATTCTTCGTCCCCGTTCTGGATGAGATTGCGATCGACGAGTTCAGAGACGATCTCGAATCGCTAATCACGGCACGACTCGACGAATAACGCGAGCATCATTTCGTTCGAATCGGTTTCGAACATTTTCTCGTGACCACTTTCGTCACTGATTCCGGTTAATCCCCCATTTAGTCACTTCCATCACCACCTGTAACAGTAGCTCGACGAGTGGTGTTGCATCGACTAACTGCACAGATTTCATATCATTTCTCCCCGTCTGACGGGTATTTTAGTAGGGGTAGCACGTAGCCGTAGATCAATGCAGACACTGTCGCTCGAACTCGACGAGGAGACGATGGAGACGCTCGAGGTGGAGCGGTCACTCATCGGGTTCGAGAGCCGTGCGGCGTACGTCCGCTGGATCATCCAGCACCGAGCAGCGATCGAGCAGGAGGCGGACGCCGGCGAGGTGCTAACCGCCTACAGTGAACGGATCGCGAAACTGGAGTCGCGCCTGGCGTCGATCGAAGCGGACGACGACGGACCGGAGTTACCGGCAACTGGAGACGCTATCGGCAGTTCAGACGACATTCGTCCGGAAGATGGCTCGGAACCGACGGAGGCCACGTCCGGAAAACGCACGACTGCGGACGGTGGATGGACGTCGACGACGACTGGTGAGTCTTCGATCGGGGAGAATTCGAACGGCTCTCAGCTAAGCGCATCTCCGTCGTCAGTGTCCGAGGAGATCTGTGCGACGAACCTGCGCCCCGAACGGGTCGAGCGGATACGCGACGACGCGCTATCGGACGACGCTGGCGTGCTCGGCTCGGTCGAGGGCGATCGGTTAGACGAACTATCGCGCAGAGCGGTGGCGAAGACGCGCGAAACGCTAAATCGCGACGTCGAAACCGGTCTCGAGTATCGATCGTCGACTGACCTGGCCGATACCGCTGGTGACATCCGGCCGGGTGACGACGTCGCAGACCTCGATTCGATCGACGTACCCGGACGGTCGGGGGATCTGGTCGACCAGCGTCGCGAGCTGGTCGGTCGCGCACTCGCGCACCTGCGCGACGAGGGAGCGGCCCGGAAATCCGACTTCGTCGACGCGCTCTACGAGGAGTATCCCGCGGGATACGGCTCGCCCGGTGGCTGGTGGCGCTGTCTGAAACGCGGGTTAAAACAGGTCGAGTCCGTCGGAGGCGGAGACGGCAGCCGAATCTGGCGGATCGACGAGTAACCCGACTCGTTAGATCGTCGTCGAATCACTCGCTTTTGTCGCGTTGGACGACCAGTATCGGCCCGAGAAATCGGGTTGCGAGCTGTTTCGATGGCATGCCGAAGACGAACGTCGCGACCGACGGATCGCTCTCGCCCATGACGACGGCGTCGTACTCCGCGGCGACCTCGGCGATCCGATCGATGCCACCGTCGACGTCGTCGATCACCTGGTCGAGGTCGTTCGGGTCGATCCCGCGTTTCGTTAGCCGATCTGTTACGCCATCGAGGAACGTTTTGGCGTCGTCGACCGTTTCCGCGTCGACGAGTCCGTGATACAGCGTAACGGTGACGTTGGAGGCGGCGAAGAGGCCGCCGACGACCGTCGCGATCCGATCGACGCCGATCGTCCCACGGATCGCGACGAGGACGTGAGCCGGCGGTTCACACGCGTTGGGGACGAGAACGGCGTGACACCTGTGCTCGGTACTTATCCGGTCTAAGGTTTGCTGTTCGGACCGCGTGAACACGAGTTTTCGCTCGACCGTCGCGCCCGCATCGGTGAGTGCTCGTTCGAACTCGCCGAGTTTACGCTGAGCACGATCCTCGAACTGCATACGTGCCTGTCCGGGTGGCGTCTGCTCGGGAAGGACGTGATAGCCGAGCAGGACGACGTGGGCGTTCGCCAGGAGTTCGGGGACGCCCTCCGGTAGCGTCTCTCCGGTGAGTACCTCGAGTGGCACGAGTACGGACGGTCGATCGTCGGGTCGTGACGGTTTCGCTGTCATGTTTCGATCGGATTCCTGTTTCGTCATACTCAGAACGCACCTCGCAGGTCGACGTCGGCGGCGTAATATCGGTACCAGAGGTAAGCGACGCACATAATGACGGTGCCAATGACGATCGAGACGCGGTCCATGAACGCGATCAGCGCGAAGCTGGAGACGCCACCGGCAACTGGGAGGATGGGGTATCCTGGCGCCCGAAACGTCGGTTCGTACCACTCGGGTGATCGGCGACGTAAGACGACGAGTGCGACGCAGATCAGTCCGTACATGACGAGGTGAAGGAAGGACGCGACTTCGGCGAGTATCCTAACCTGACCGGTTGCCGTAAGAACGAGGATCGGGCCACCGGCGAGTGCGAGTGCCACGTGTGGGGTTCCAAAGCGCAGGTTTACCTCGCCGGCTCGTCTCGGGAGCAGGGCGTCTCGACTGAGCGCGTACACGGTTCGCGAGGAGCTGAGTATCGACGCGTTTGCGCTGGAGAACGTTGCCAGTAGTCCACCGATGAGAATTAGTACCGCGCCGGGCAGCCCGGCTACTTCGCGGGCGACTTCTACGACTGCGGTTTCACCGGCGGCTTCGAGCGATTGACTGTCGAGAATCGCCGTAGAGACGAGTATCGTCACGACGTAAAAGATTCCGACCAGGACGACCGAACCGACCATCGCTACTGGTAGGTTTCGGCTGGGTTCTCTGATCTCACCTGCGACGGTGGCCACCTGTGCAAATCCGAGGTAGGAGGTAAAGACGAGTGCGGCGGTCGTGAGCATCGGAACGTATCCGTGTGGCACCATTGATTCGGTCGTCGCCGGCTCGCCGATGAAACCGACCGCGTCAATCGAGCCGTGGGTGAGAAATCCCGTCAGGATGACGAGTAAGACGATCACGACGACGTTCTGTATTTTGGCGGTGTGTTCGGTTCCGGCGACGCTGACGACCGTCAAGACGATGCCGAACCCCACCCCTAACAGGGCGGGTGGTGGCCCAACTGCGATGCCGACTTCCGCCGTGACCGCTGCGACGTACTCGCCCAGTCCGACGAGGTAGAACGCCGACGCGAAGACGAGGCCGAGCCAGAGTCCGAGCCCGACGATCGCACCGAACGCGGTATCCATACTCCGCGAGATGAAGAAGTAACCGCCGCCCGATCGGGGCATCGCCGTCGCAAGTTCCGACGTCGGAAGCGCAACGAGCATGGCGATCACCGCGCCAATGGCGAACGAGATGGCGGCGGCGGGTCCGGCTTCCCCGGCTGCGAGGCCCGGAAAGACGAAAATGCCCGCACCAATCATCGTGCCGATGCCGATCGCGAGGCCTCCGGTCAACCCGATCGTCCGTTCGAGTTGGGTTCCCTCGTCGTGAACGGTCGCCTCGGCATCGGGATCCGGATCGTCCAGCAGCGGTTTCTCCCCGTCGATGTTCGTCGAGGCGCCAGAATGGTCGCGCGGTGACGTCGCCTCGTCGTCCATACGCTCATTATTGGTTGCAAATGCCAAATGCGTACCGCCGGTGACCGGTTAGTCACCCTATTCGGTAGTCGCCGAGGGTTCGCGGGTCGGACGGTGGAAGTTAAGTAGGCCCGCCCCTGAATCTGGGCTATGAGTCTGGGACAGCGCGTGACGACGGACCACCAGCTCACCCGGCTGCTACAGATCGGGGTCGTGCTGGAGGAAGTCGTCGAATCGCGCGCCGCCCACCACCTGGAGAGCCTCCCCGAGGCCGAACGCGAGGCGATCGACGACGAGATCCGCGAACTGTTAGACGAGGCGGCCGACGAGTCTGCGGACCATCGTGATCGGTTGGAAGCCCTGATCGATCAACTCGATGCAGAGACGGTCTCCTACGAGGAGATAAACGCGCTCGTCGACGCTCGGTACGGCCCGCCGGAGGATACCGACGGCGTGTTGTACGATCAATTGTGTAACGAGGAAACGGCCTACAAGTTCTACGACGACCTGATCGCGGCTATCGAGGCGTCCGATGCGACGTACGCCATCGATCGAGCGGAGTTACTGGAGACGCTACGTGCGATTCGGGCCGAAGAGCGCGAAGGGGTCGAGGACGTGACCGACATTATGGAGCGAAGAGCATGAACGGGGCGACGTCACCGGGGGTGTCGAGATGAACACGGCCGATCAGTATCTCAAAGCGGTGTATCTAGCGCAGTCGGTCTCAGACGGCCCGGCGGCGACGGGACAGCTCGCCGATATGCTGGACGTCAGTCCGGCGAGCGTCAACGAGATGATCGGCAAGCTCGAAGCGCGGGAACTTCTAGAACACGAGAAGTACAAGGGAGCGACGCTCACCGATGACGGTATCGAGCGTGCAAGGGACGCGTTGACGACCTACTGCATCATCGAGCGATTTCTGGCAAACGTCCTCGAAGTCGAAAACTTTCGCGAGGAAGCACAAGCCCTGGAGGCAGTCATCGACGACACGGTCGCCGAGCGGTTGGACACGATCATCGACCGCCCGAGCGAGTGCCCTGACTGCTTCGATCCGGATGCGGACTGCTGTAAGTATCTGGAAGCCTGTCTGGAGTGATCGACTCCTCACAGCGGGTCGTGGTTTCGACCCAATCGTAGAATTACTCGTGGGGGAGGCGCATCTGGTTGGCTCCGGCCAAAAAGTAACACTATTAGGCTGTCACCGGATACCCTACTGATGCGAACGGAGTCCCGTGGTGTAGCGGCCAATCATCTGAGCCTTTGGAGCTCAGGACGGCGGTTCGAATCCGCCCGGGACTACTTCTATACGTCGACTCGCGCGCTCTCGAACCGTGGATCCTTCAGTTCGAGTCATCACACGTGTCGCGCCCTGGGCCATCTCAGCGTACGGCTACGACCGTGGTCAACGCTGCGAGTTGTGCTGACGTAACCGAAACCGATTCGTCGCCCACGCGTCTCATACCTGGTATGCACTCGCGGCGGGAACTGGCTCGGGCGCTGTCGGCAGTCAGTGACTTCGACCAGCCGATCGCTTCCCTGGAGCAGTATCTCACGTCGCCCGAACTGGCCTCGCACGTCTGTCACGTAGCTGAGATGGCAGGCGACGTGTCGGATCGGACCGTCGTCGACCTCGGGACCGGAACCGGCATGCTCGCTATCGGCGCTAGATTCGGTGGGCCGGATCGAATCGTCGGGATCGACGTGGACGCAGGGGCGCTGTC
This region includes:
- a CDS encoding ABC transporter ATP-binding protein produces the protein MARLELRNLHAEVAETGESILEGVDLEVNSGEIHAMMGPNGSGKSTTAKVIAGHPAYEVTDGEVVIHLGEDEFGEDFEIDEDQRTWNILELEPNERAALGVFLGFQYPAEIEGVTMTNFLRTALNAKIEEREELFEEGESDDDEADDAGYETSPMEGPVDEGEIGVAEFQEILREKMDQLDMDESFAHRYLNAGFSGGEKKQNEVLQAAILEPSIAVLDEIDSGLDIDRLQDVSNGINALRDEQGTGILQITHYQRILDYVEPDRVHIMLDGKVVKSGDASLAEQLEDRGYDWVREEVYETA
- the sufB gene encoding Fe-S cluster assembly protein SufB; translated protein: MSSEQDHLKETDTEERFSFKNEHEAALVSERGLTEETIRLISEDKDEPEWMLERRLRALKLFQEMPMPTDWPGQPDLSEVDVDKIVPYIRPDVEMREGTDDWENLPDEIKDTFDKLGIPEAERKALSGVGAQYESEVVYQNMQDQWEEKGVVFMNMDRAVQEHPEIVKEHFMTSCVPPSDNKFAALHGAVWSGGSFVYVPEDVTVEMPVQAYFRMNSEGMGQFEHTLIVAEPGSEVHYIEGCSAPKYSAFNLHSGGVEVFVKEDAHVQYSTVQNWSRNTYNLNTKRAIVEENGTMEWISGSMGSKATMLYPCSILKGRGATDTHITIAFAGEGQDIDTGAKVYHNAPNTKSTIESKSISKDGGRTNYRGLVHIADGAENSSTAVECDALMFDNESTSDTMPYMEIEESKVDVAHEATVGKIGDEDIFYLQSRGLDDDDAKKMIVAGFIEPITEELPIEYAVELNRLIELEMEGSLG
- the sufD gene encoding Fe-S cluster assembly protein SufD: MSTQVHATLTDETVRKISDANDEPEWLIETRLDALSALDDLELPHVIQTPGRSWTNLEALDFESLVDPLTAAEEKDLVGDDDVVVTTLAEAASDDEYADIVRENFGSIVDPQENFLTALSTALFSSGTFIYVPEGVDAEDVKIRTEMNSRSLFNYTLVVAEESSTATILERQYSGAELDEDRYYSAVVEVAAGENAHVQYGWLQNLDQDTYNYTLKRGRTDTYATINWIEGNLGSRLTKSAVETTLDGSGSESQIVGAFFGHEDQHFDVNARVWHRNEHTTADLVTRGVLDDEARSVYEGVQDVGRDAWDTSSYQRENTLMLSDESEADASPKLIINNHDTEASHSATVGQVDAEELLYMTSRGIGEKEATDMLVKGFFVPVLDEIAIDEFRDDLESLITARLDE
- a CDS encoding universal stress protein, coding for MTAKPSRPDDRPSVLVPLEVLTGETLPEGVPELLANAHVVLLGYHVLPEQTPPGQARMQFEDRAQRKLGEFERALTDAGATVERKLVFTRSEQQTLDRISTEHRCHAVLVPNACEPPAHVLVAIRGTIGVDRIATVVGGLFAASNVTVTLYHGLVDAETVDDAKTFLDGVTDRLTKRGIDPNDLDQVIDDVDGGIDRIAEVAAEYDAVVMGESDPSVATFVFGMPSKQLATRFLGPILVVQRDKSE
- a CDS encoding APC family permease, yielding MDDEATSPRDHSGASTNIDGEKPLLDDPDPDAEATVHDEGTQLERTIGLTGGLAIGIGTMIGAGIFVFPGLAAGEAGPAAAISFAIGAVIAMLVALPTSELATAMPRSGGGYFFISRSMDTAFGAIVGLGLWLGLVFASAFYLVGLGEYVAAVTAEVGIAVGPPPALLGVGFGIVLTVVSVAGTEHTAKIQNVVVIVLLVILTGFLTHGSIDAVGFIGEPATTESMVPHGYVPMLTTAALVFTSYLGFAQVATVAGEIREPSRNLPVAMVGSVVLVGIFYVVTILVSTAILDSQSLEAAGETAVVEVAREVAGLPGAVLILIGGLLATFSSANASILSSSRTVYALSRDALLPRRAGEVNLRFGTPHVALALAGGPILVLTATGQVRILAEVASFLHLVMYGLICVALVVLRRRSPEWYEPTFRAPGYPILPVAGGVSSFALIAFMDRVSIVIGTVIMCVAYLWYRYYAADVDLRGAF
- a CDS encoding ferritin-like domain-containing protein — encoded protein: MSLGQRVTTDHQLTRLLQIGVVLEEVVESRAAHHLESLPEAEREAIDDEIRELLDEAADESADHRDRLEALIDQLDAETVSYEEINALVDARYGPPEDTDGVLYDQLCNEETAYKFYDDLIAAIEASDATYAIDRAELLETLRAIRAEEREGVEDVTDIMERRA
- a CDS encoding metal-dependent transcriptional regulator; translation: MNTADQYLKAVYLAQSVSDGPAATGQLADMLDVSPASVNEMIGKLEARELLEHEKYKGATLTDDGIERARDALTTYCIIERFLANVLEVENFREEAQALEAVIDDTVAERLDTIIDRPSECPDCFDPDADCCKYLEACLE